In the genome of Chrysemys picta bellii isolate R12L10 chromosome 19, ASM1138683v2, whole genome shotgun sequence, one region contains:
- the LOC101951713 gene encoding caspase-1-like, whose product MADRKLSDVRIRFVERVSKAVISNLLDDLLERRVLNEEEVEEVRESYSKKSDQARCLIDGVRKKGARASEIFIERLCVRDVHLATELGLGAPSGTAAETQPAPSQEWIQPCPREFVQRIQKEEAKEIYSILDKATRTRLALIICNVEFEHLSRRDGADVDMNGMKRLLEGLGYKVEIHCNLNAQAMVETLKQFAARNEHRTSDSTFLVLMSHGVRAGLCGTKSQSESTDILPIDTIYSTFNNKNCQTLLGKPKVIIIQACRGENRGQVLVSDSAELPGDGSSLAPLPPEGLEDDASHQIHVESDFIGFHATTPDTLSWRCPKTGSVFIARLIEQLRTNACRFPLEEIFRKVQLSFQNFPRQMPTKERTTMIKKFYLFPGH is encoded by the exons atggctg ATCGGAAGTTAAGCGACGTGCGGATCAGGTTTGTGGAGCGCGTGAGCAAGGCAGTGATCAGCAATCTCCTGGACGACCTGCTGGAGAGACGGGTGCTGAACGAGGAGGAAGTGGAGGAGGTGAGGGAGAGCTACAGTAAGAAGAGTGACCAAGCCAGGTGCCTGATTGATGGGGTGAGGAAAAAGGGTGCCAGAGCCAGCGAAATATTCATCGAGCGCCTCTGCGTCAGAGATGTCCACCTGGCCACAGAGCTGGGGCTCGGAGCCCCCTCAG GGACTGCTGCAGAAACCCAGCCAGCGCCATCTCAGGAATggatccagccctgcccccgggaATTCGTCCAGCGGATCCAGAAGGAGGAAGCGAAGGAg ATCTATTCCATCCTGGACAAGGCGACGCGAACCCGCCTGGCCCTCATCATCTGTAATGTTGAGTTTGAGCATCTCAGCAGGAGGGACGGGGCTGACGTGGACATGAATGGGATGAAGAGGCTTCTAGAAGGGCTGGGATACAAGGTGGAAATTCACTGCAACTTGAATGCCCAG GCCATGGTGGAGACCCTGAAGCAGTTCGCTGCTCGGAACGAGCACCGGACCTCAGATAGCACCTTCCTCGTGCTCATGTCTCATGGCGTCAGGGCTGGCCTGTGCGGGACAAAGAGCCAAAGCGAGTCCACAGACATCCTTCCCATTGACACCATCTACAGCACCTTCAACAACAAGAATTGCCAGACACTGCTGGGAAAACCCAAAGTGATCATCATTCAGGCCTGCCGTGGGG AGAACCGCGGACAGGTGTTGGTGAGTGACTCTGCAGAGCTCCCTGGAGACGGCTCCAGCCTCGCTCCGCTGCCCCCTGAAGGGTTAGAAGATGATGCAAGTCACCAAATCCACGTGGAGAGCGATTTCATCGGTTTCCACGCTACAACGCCAG ACACTTTGTCCTGGAGATGTCCAAAAACTGGGTCCGTCTTCATCGCCCGTCTGATAGAGCAGCTTCGAACCAATGCCTGCCGCTTCCCCTTGGAGGAGATCTTCCGAAAG GTCCAGCTCTCCTTTCAAAATTTTCCTCGTCAGATGCCCACCAAGGAAAGAACTACCATGATAAAAAAGTTCTATCTGTTCCCAGGCCATTAG
- the ABHD11 gene encoding sn-1-specific diacylglycerol lipase ABHD11 isoform X2 — protein MVAGLLGRPGMRHQPVSEHLSATAPLLRSVRRACSAAPTRLPARPAGQQGQLPRHCPGPGAAERPQGADSGRAEPRREPAQPHHELRGHEPGRAAPPAPAAHPQVRLGWPQHGRQNRHDTGAAADLVERLVSVDISPTESVAVKDFPAYISAMRRVSIPNGIPRSTARRLAEDQLRPAIQVSAVRQFLLTNLVEAEGRYMWRVNLEAISHHMANIVGFPVFHAPYPGPTLFLAGSDSPYVSSEDYPEIERLFPEAEIQYIPGAGHWVHADKSQDFITAICNFLLLP, from the exons ATGGTGGCAGGGCTGCTGGGCCGGCCAGGGATGCGGCACCAGCCTGTCAGTGAGCACCTCTCT GCCACTGCCCCTCTCCTACGTAGTGTTCGACGGGCCTGCTCCGCAGCCCCCACTCGTCTTCCTGCACGGCCTGCTGGGCAGCAAGGGCAACTTCCGCGCCATTGCCCGGGCCCTGGTGCAGCGGAGCGGCCGCAAG GTGCTGACAGTGGACGCGCGGAACCACGGCGAGAGCCCGCACAGCCCCACCATGAGCTACGAGGCCATGAGCCTGGACGTGCAGCGCCTCCTGCGCCGGCTGCACATCCCCAAGTGCGTCTTGGTTGGCCACAGCATGGGCGGCAAAACCGCCATGACACTGGCGCTGCAGCGG ATCTCGTGGAGCGCCTGGTGTCTGTAGACATTAGTCCCACAGAGAGCGTGGCTGTGAAAGATTTCCCGGCCTACATCTCTGCCATGAGGAGAGTGAGCATCCCAAATGGAATCCCCCGCTCCACAGCACGCCGGCTGGCAGAGGATCAGCTGCGTCCAGCCATCCAG GTGTCGGCAGTAAGGCAGTTCCTGCTCACCAACCTGGTGGAGGCCGAGGGCCGTTACATGTGGCGGGTGAACCTGGAGGCCATTTCCCACCATATGGCCAATATCGTGGGCTTCCCTGTGTTCCATGCCCCTTACCCAGGACCCACGCTCTTCCTAGCAGGATCTGACTCGCCCTATGTCAG CTCCGAGGACTACCCAGAGATCGAGCGGCTCTTTCCCGAGGCAGAGATCCAGTATATCCCAGGTGCTGGCCACTGGGTCCATGCAGATAAGTCCCAAGACTTCATCACGGCCATCTGCAActtcctgctgctgccatag
- the ABHD11 gene encoding sn-1-specific diacylglycerol lipase ABHD11 isoform X3 — MLGKPGRMATAPLLRSVRRACSAAPTRLPARPAGQQGQLPRHCPGPGAAERPQGADSGRAEPRREPAQPHHELRGHEPGRAAPPAPAAHPQVRLGWPQHGRQNRHDTGAAADLVERLVSVDISPTESVAVKDFPAYISAMRRVSIPNGIPRSTARRLAEDQLRPAIQVSAVRQFLLTNLVEAEGRYMWRVNLEAISHHMANIVGFPVFHAPYPGPTLFLAGSDSPYVSSEDYPEIERLFPEAEIQYIPGAGHWVHADKSQDFITAICNFLLLP, encoded by the exons ATGttggggaaacccggacggatg GCCACTGCCCCTCTCCTACGTAGTGTTCGACGGGCCTGCTCCGCAGCCCCCACTCGTCTTCCTGCACGGCCTGCTGGGCAGCAAGGGCAACTTCCGCGCCATTGCCCGGGCCCTGGTGCAGCGGAGCGGCCGCAAG GTGCTGACAGTGGACGCGCGGAACCACGGCGAGAGCCCGCACAGCCCCACCATGAGCTACGAGGCCATGAGCCTGGACGTGCAGCGCCTCCTGCGCCGGCTGCACATCCCCAAGTGCGTCTTGGTTGGCCACAGCATGGGCGGCAAAACCGCCATGACACTGGCGCTGCAGCGG ATCTCGTGGAGCGCCTGGTGTCTGTAGACATTAGTCCCACAGAGAGCGTGGCTGTGAAAGATTTCCCGGCCTACATCTCTGCCATGAGGAGAGTGAGCATCCCAAATGGAATCCCCCGCTCCACAGCACGCCGGCTGGCAGAGGATCAGCTGCGTCCAGCCATCCAG GTGTCGGCAGTAAGGCAGTTCCTGCTCACCAACCTGGTGGAGGCCGAGGGCCGTTACATGTGGCGGGTGAACCTGGAGGCCATTTCCCACCATATGGCCAATATCGTGGGCTTCCCTGTGTTCCATGCCCCTTACCCAGGACCCACGCTCTTCCTAGCAGGATCTGACTCGCCCTATGTCAG CTCCGAGGACTACCCAGAGATCGAGCGGCTCTTTCCCGAGGCAGAGATCCAGTATATCCCAGGTGCTGGCCACTGGGTCCATGCAGATAAGTCCCAAGACTTCATCACGGCCATCTGCAActtcctgctgctgccatag
- the ABHD11 gene encoding sn-1-specific diacylglycerol lipase ABHD11 isoform X4 — MSYEAMSLDVQRLLRRLHIPKCVLVGHSMGGKTAMTLALQRPDLVERLVSVDISPTESVAVKDFPAYISAMRRVSIPNGIPRSTARRLAEDQLRPAIQVSAVRQFLLTNLVEAEGRYMWRVNLEAISHHMANIVGFPVFHAPYPGPTLFLAGSDSPYVSSEDYPEIERLFPEAEIQYIPGAGHWVHADKSQDFITAICNFLLLP; from the exons ATGAGCTACGAGGCCATGAGCCTGGACGTGCAGCGCCTCCTGCGCCGGCTGCACATCCCCAAGTGCGTCTTGGTTGGCCACAGCATGGGCGGCAAAACCGCCATGACACTGGCGCTGCAGCGG CCAGATCTCGTGGAGCGCCTGGTGTCTGTAGACATTAGTCCCACAGAGAGCGTGGCTGTGAAAGATTTCCCGGCCTACATCTCTGCCATGAGGAGAGTGAGCATCCCAAATGGAATCCCCCGCTCCACAGCACGCCGGCTGGCAGAGGATCAGCTGCGTCCAGCCATCCAG GTGTCGGCAGTAAGGCAGTTCCTGCTCACCAACCTGGTGGAGGCCGAGGGCCGTTACATGTGGCGGGTGAACCTGGAGGCCATTTCCCACCATATGGCCAATATCGTGGGCTTCCCTGTGTTCCATGCCCCTTACCCAGGACCCACGCTCTTCCTAGCAGGATCTGACTCGCCCTATGTCAG CTCCGAGGACTACCCAGAGATCGAGCGGCTCTTTCCCGAGGCAGAGATCCAGTATATCCCAGGTGCTGGCCACTGGGTCCATGCAGATAAGTCCCAAGACTTCATCACGGCCATCTGCAActtcctgctgctgccatag
- the ABHD11 gene encoding sn-1-specific diacylglycerol lipase ABHD11 isoform X1 — protein sequence MLRWFGRPRLCLLRAPQPPAGPRGPNRAAAGSASHSATGRASVTPLPLSYVVFDGPAPQPPLVFLHGLLGSKGNFRAIARALVQRSGRKVLTVDARNHGESPHSPTMSYEAMSLDVQRLLRRLHIPKCVLVGHSMGGKTAMTLALQRPDLVERLVSVDISPTESVAVKDFPAYISAMRRVSIPNGIPRSTARRLAEDQLRPAIQVSAVRQFLLTNLVEAEGRYMWRVNLEAISHHMANIVGFPVFHAPYPGPTLFLAGSDSPYVSSEDYPEIERLFPEAEIQYIPGAGHWVHADKSQDFITAICNFLLLP from the exons ATGCTCCGCTGGTTCGGCCGCCCCCGGCTCTGCCTCCTCCGGGCCCCGCAGCCGCCGGCAGGGCCCCGGGGGCCGAACCGCGCCGCGGCCGGTTCCGCCAGCCACAGCGCGACCGGGCGCGCTTCGGTGAC GCCACTGCCCCTCTCCTACGTAGTGTTCGACGGGCCTGCTCCGCAGCCCCCACTCGTCTTCCTGCACGGCCTGCTGGGCAGCAAGGGCAACTTCCGCGCCATTGCCCGGGCCCTGGTGCAGCGGAGCGGCCGCAAG GTGCTGACAGTGGACGCGCGGAACCACGGCGAGAGCCCGCACAGCCCCACCATGAGCTACGAGGCCATGAGCCTGGACGTGCAGCGCCTCCTGCGCCGGCTGCACATCCCCAAGTGCGTCTTGGTTGGCCACAGCATGGGCGGCAAAACCGCCATGACACTGGCGCTGCAGCGG CCAGATCTCGTGGAGCGCCTGGTGTCTGTAGACATTAGTCCCACAGAGAGCGTGGCTGTGAAAGATTTCCCGGCCTACATCTCTGCCATGAGGAGAGTGAGCATCCCAAATGGAATCCCCCGCTCCACAGCACGCCGGCTGGCAGAGGATCAGCTGCGTCCAGCCATCCAG GTGTCGGCAGTAAGGCAGTTCCTGCTCACCAACCTGGTGGAGGCCGAGGGCCGTTACATGTGGCGGGTGAACCTGGAGGCCATTTCCCACCATATGGCCAATATCGTGGGCTTCCCTGTGTTCCATGCCCCTTACCCAGGACCCACGCTCTTCCTAGCAGGATCTGACTCGCCCTATGTCAG CTCCGAGGACTACCCAGAGATCGAGCGGCTCTTTCCCGAGGCAGAGATCCAGTATATCCCAGGTGCTGGCCACTGGGTCCATGCAGATAAGTCCCAAGACTTCATCACGGCCATCTGCAActtcctgctgctgccatag